A genomic region of Papaver somniferum cultivar HN1 chromosome 7, ASM357369v1, whole genome shotgun sequence contains the following coding sequences:
- the LOC113295805 gene encoding ribulose bisphosphate carboxylase large chain-like gives MDTSIELGTIIDRQKNHGIHFLVLEKALRMYGGDHIHSGTVVGKLEGEREITLGFVDLLRDDYIEKDRIRGIYFTQDWVSLPGILPVASGGIHVWHMPTLTEIFGDDFVLQFGGGTLGHPWGNAPGAVENRVALEACVQARNERRDLSRQGNDIIREACKWSPELAVACEVWKEIKFEFEAMDTL, from the exons ATGGATACTTCTATAGAACTTGGAACAA TTATTGATAGACAGAAGAATCATGGTATCCACTTCCTTGTACTAGAGAAAGCATTACGTATGTATGGTGGAGATCATATTCACTCTGGTACCGTAGTAGGTAAACTGGAAGGGGAAAGAGAAATAACCTTGGGCTTTGTTGATTTACTACGTGATGATTATATTGAAAAAGACCGAATTCGTGGTATTTATTTCACCCAAGATTGGGTATCTCTACCGGGTATTCTTCCTGTGGCTTCAGGTGGTATTCACGTTTGGCATATGCCTACTCTGACCGAGATCTTTGGAGATGACTTTGTACTACAGTTCGGTGGAGGAACTTTAGGACACCCTTGGGGTAATGCACCGGGTGCTGTAGAAAATCGAGTAGCCCTAGAAGCGTGTGTACAAGCGCGTAATGAGAGACGTGATCTTTCTCGTCAAGGTAATGACATTATCCGTGAAGCTTGCAAATGGAGCCCTGAGCTAGCAGTTGCTTGTGAAGTATGGAAGGAAATCAAATTCGAATTTGAAGCAATGGATACTTTATAA